One genomic segment of Rivularia sp. PCC 7116 includes these proteins:
- a CDS encoding alkaline phosphatase codes for MKTNPSHNFSRRRFLLSSTIAAGGIAVTRVLQNKSFAQAPGIITSDKMRPKIPYGVASGDVNSNSAIIWSRSDKPARMIVDYATNESFKDARRVIGPAALEVSDFTARVNLNNLPSGEQVFYRVVFQDLADINTYSAPYIGNLRTPSANYDIFFAWSGDTAGQGWGINPDFGGMKIYETIRQMKPDFFIHSGDYIYADAPIEAEVKLDDGTIWKNIVTPEKSKVAETLQEFRGNYVYNLLDENVKRFNAEVPQLVQWDDHETVNNWYPGEILEDERYKVKSVSLLAARAKQAFMEYTPIRFNYNDPEQIYRSYKYGSNLEVFMLDKRSYRGPNTANRQQQASAETAFLGNSQVRWLQNQLVDSKATWKIIAADMPIGLLVKDGKTNFENASNGDGVPLGRELEIADLLRFIKQKNIRNVVWLTADVHYAAAHYYDPSKAQFNEFTPFWEFVAGPLNSGTFGPNQLDNTFGPQVKFQSVDSTTKPNRSPSYGLQFFGTVKINSETKGMSVALQNLEGKTLYSVDLPAS; via the coding sequence ATGAAAACCAATCCTTCACACAACTTTTCACGTCGTCGATTTTTACTTAGTAGTACAATTGCTGCTGGTGGTATTGCTGTCACAAGGGTTTTACAGAATAAAAGCTTTGCTCAAGCACCAGGGATTATTACGTCGGATAAAATGCGCCCCAAAATACCTTATGGTGTGGCTAGCGGCGATGTTAATTCAAATAGTGCAATTATTTGGAGTCGTAGCGATAAACCGGCGCGGATGATTGTTGATTACGCAACGAATGAATCTTTTAAGGATGCAAGACGAGTTATTGGTCCTGCGGCTTTGGAAGTTAGCGATTTTACTGCGCGAGTTAATCTAAATAATTTACCAAGTGGAGAGCAAGTTTTTTATCGGGTAGTTTTCCAGGATTTAGCCGATATCAATACTTACAGCGCTCCATATATAGGTAATTTACGAACTCCATCAGCAAACTATGATATCTTTTTTGCTTGGTCTGGGGATACTGCCGGACAAGGTTGGGGTATTAATCCTGACTTTGGCGGTATGAAAATCTACGAAACAATCCGGCAGATGAAACCAGATTTTTTCATCCATTCTGGCGATTATATTTATGCCGACGCACCAATTGAAGCTGAAGTGAAGTTGGATGATGGCACTATTTGGAAGAATATTGTAACTCCGGAAAAGTCCAAGGTTGCGGAAACTTTGCAGGAGTTTCGCGGTAATTATGTCTATAATCTGCTCGATGAAAATGTTAAACGCTTTAATGCTGAAGTCCCCCAATTAGTGCAGTGGGATGACCATGAAACAGTTAATAATTGGTATCCTGGGGAAATTTTGGAGGACGAACGCTACAAAGTAAAAAGTGTTTCTCTGCTGGCAGCGCGAGCTAAGCAGGCATTTATGGAATATACACCCATACGTTTTAACTATAATGACCCAGAACAAATTTATCGTTCTTACAAGTATGGGTCTAATTTGGAAGTATTTATGTTAGATAAACGCAGCTACAGAGGACCTAATACAGCTAACCGCCAGCAGCAAGCTAGCGCGGAAACGGCGTTTTTAGGTAACTCTCAGGTGCGCTGGTTGCAGAATCAATTAGTTGACTCAAAAGCAACTTGGAAGATAATAGCTGCCGATATGCCTATCGGGCTGTTAGTTAAAGATGGTAAAACAAATTTTGAAAATGCATCCAACGGTGATGGTGTCCCTTTGGGTAGAGAATTAGAAATTGCCGATTTATTGCGTTTTATTAAACAGAAAAATATCCGCAATGTGGTTTGGTTAACTGCTGACGTGCATTATGCAGCAGCCCATTATTACGACCCCAGCAAAGCCCAGTTTAATGAATTTACACCATTTTGGGAGTTTGTGGCAGGTCCTTTAAATTCCGGCACCTTTGGACCAAATCAATTAGATAATACTTTTGGGCCGCAAGTAAAGTTTCAAAGCGTAGATTCGACAACGAAACCAAATAGATCGCCTTCATACGGTTTGCAGTTTTTCGGTACGGTGAAAATCAACTCCGAAACCAAAGGTATGAGCGTTGCTCTGCAAAACTTAGAAGGAAAAACCCTTTACAGCGTAGATTTACCGGCTTCGTAA